The Rhodococcus sp. B50 DNA window GCGTGTTGCAATGACGTCTCGTGTGTCGAGGTGTGCCCGGTCAACTGCATCCACCCGACGCCCGACGAAGCCCCGTTCGCGACGACGGAGATGCTCTACATCGATCCGGATACGTGCATCGACTGCGGGGCGTGTGTGGACGAGTGCCCGGTCGATGCGATCGCGGCGGACAACGAGCTCACCCCGGCGCAGGAGCCGTATCTGGAGATCAATGCCGAGTACTACCGCCGTTATCCGATCGGGCCGGACTGGCCCGAGTTGCGCACGCGCCGCAAGCTGCCCGCCGAGCTGGGCACGCTGCGGGTGGCGATCGTCGGCTCGGGGCCGGCGGCGTGCTACGCGGCGATGGATCTGGTGACGCATGCGGCGGTGCAGGTCGACATCTTCGATCGGCTGCCCACTCCCTACGGGCTGGTCCGTGCCGGGGTGGCTCCGGATCATCAGAGCACCAAGGGGGTCGGCGATGTCTTCCGCAGCGCCATCGGCCACAAGAACACCCAGTGCTATTTCAACGTCGAGGTCGGCACCCACATCACTCACGAGGAGTTGCTCGCGCATCATCACGCGGTGATCTACGCCGTCGGCGCCGCGGGTGACCGCACGCTGAACATCCCCGGTGAGGACCTGGCCGGCTCGCACGCCGCGACCGAGTTCGTGGCCTGGTACAACGGGCACCCGGATTTCGCCGATCGCACCTTCGATCTGTCCGGTGAGCGGGCGGTGATCATCGGCAACGGCAACGTCGCCCTGGACGTGGCGCGGGCGCTGGTGATGGATCCGGAGGAGCTGGCCCGCACCGACATCGCCGAGCACGCCCTCGAGGCGTTGCGGAAGTCGAACATTCGCGAGGTGGTGGTGGTGGGTCGGCGCGGCCCGGCGCAGGCCGCCTACACCAATCCGGAGCTGCTGGCGCTCGGTTCGCTGGCGGGGGTGGATGTGGTCGTCGACCCGGCCGAGGTGCAACTCGATCCGGTCAGCCGCGCACTGATCGACGATCCGGAGGTCGAACCGCGGATCGCGTTGAAGGTGCGGCAGGTCGAGGGCTTCGCGCAGAACACCCCCACCGAGGGCACCAAGCGGATCGTGTTGCGGTTTCTCGCGTCGCCGGTGGAGATCTCCGGGGACGGGGTCGTCGAGTCGATCACGCTCGAACGCACCGAACTCGTCGAGACGGGCGGCCGGCTCGAGGCCCGTCCGACCGGGCAGACCGAGACCCTCGAGGTGGGGTTGGTGCTGCGGTCGATCGGGTATCGCGGGACCGCGCCGGCGGGGTTGCCTTTCGACGAGCGGCGCGGGGTGATCCCCAACGAGGGCGGTCGGGTGATCGATCCCGAGACCGGAGCGCCGGTGCCCGGCGTCTACACCGCGGGGTGGATCAAGCGGGGTCCGAGTGGGGTGATCGGCACCAACAAGCAGTGCTCTGCGGAAACCGTCGAAAAGATCCTCGACGATTTCGTCGAGGGCCGGTTGCCCGAGCCGGTCGCGGATCGGGAGAAGTTGGCGGCGCTGGTCGCCGAGCGGCGCCCGGAGCACATCGACTACCGGGGTTGGTTGCAGATCGACAAGCAGGAGAAGGCCCGCGGGTCGGCCGCGGGACGTTCGCGGCTGAAGTTCGTGTCGATCGAGGAGATGCTGGCGGCCTCGCGAATCGAATCGTGAGTCGCCGGCCGTAGTCGACAACTTTCTGCCTTTCGACGCCTCGCTACGCCCTGCCCGAGGGGTGAAACGAAATCGGTCATAATCACCATATGTTTCCGCAGGAAATGACATGAAGAGTCCGATGAGCGGTCCCGGCTGCTCGCACAGCGGAAAGGATTACGGACGTCCGCGTTTCGGCGAGGGGCACCTCGTATCGGATTTGTGTCTGTCCTGCGGACGTGCCGAGTGCACCGAGCGCCGTCACCATTCCCTGGCTGCGGCAATCGGCGCGGGGAAGGCACTCGCCGAAGCGTCGATCAGGGCCGACGACACCCGTGACCAGGTAGTTGTGGTCGGAAACGCGATTGCCAATCTCCTGCTGTATGTCGCTGATACGCGCGGCGTCGCGGCGGCTCAGGAGGCTTCCGAGCACGGACAGATCCATTTCCACGGAGACTGGATCGCTGCCGGTCGCCCGTGGGGTCCCGAGGATCCGTGAGCTGTACCTGCTGCCGGTTGTTTCGAACGGTCCCATCAGGACTTCATCCATTCGGTGTCGGGGTAGTTCGACAGGATGAAAATCCGGGGTGAAATGTCGGAGTGAAAACCTGGTGAAATTTCAGGATGAAACACTCGCGATCCACCATCGACAGGCAGGAAGATCCGGGACCGGTCCGGTGTTGAGACGGGCATGCAGGTCGCGTTGTCGTTGCTGGATCGGTCCCGGACCCGGGACGGGCAGACCGATGCTGCCGCGCTACGGCAGACCGTGCACCGCGCGGAACTCGCCGAGGCCACCGGTTATCACCGTTTCTGGGTGGCCGAGCACCATGCCGTCCCTGGCATCGCCTCGAGTGTCCCGGCGGTGCTCATAGGCACGATCGCGAACCGGACGAGTCGGATCCGGGTGGGGTCCGGTGGGGTGATGTTGCCCAATCATCAGCCGATCGTCGTTGCCGAACAATTCGCGGCGCTCGAGGCGCTGCATCCCGGCCGGATCGATCTGGGTGTCGGTCGTTCTCTCGGGTTCACCGCACCCGTGCGCGATGCCCTGCGTACCCACCGCGCCGATGCGGACGACTTCGCCGCCGACATCGCCGAATTGCGGGCCTATCTGAACGGTGAATCGGAGGTGACCGTTCGCCCTCGGGTGCCCGAGGCTCCTCCGATCTTCGTGCTCG harbors:
- a CDS encoding FAD-dependent oxidoreductase, giving the protein MAYVITQACCNDVSCVEVCPVNCIHPTPDEAPFATTEMLYIDPDTCIDCGACVDECPVDAIAADNELTPAQEPYLEINAEYYRRYPIGPDWPELRTRRKLPAELGTLRVAIVGSGPAACYAAMDLVTHAAVQVDIFDRLPTPYGLVRAGVAPDHQSTKGVGDVFRSAIGHKNTQCYFNVEVGTHITHEELLAHHHAVIYAVGAAGDRTLNIPGEDLAGSHAATEFVAWYNGHPDFADRTFDLSGERAVIIGNGNVALDVARALVMDPEELARTDIAEHALEALRKSNIREVVVVGRRGPAQAAYTNPELLALGSLAGVDVVVDPAEVQLDPVSRALIDDPEVEPRIALKVRQVEGFAQNTPTEGTKRIVLRFLASPVEISGDGVVESITLERTELVETGGRLEARPTGQTETLEVGLVLRSIGYRGTAPAGLPFDERRGVIPNEGGRVIDPETGAPVPGVYTAGWIKRGPSGVIGTNKQCSAETVEKILDDFVEGRLPEPVADREKLAALVAERRPEHIDYRGWLQIDKQEKARGSAAGRSRLKFVSIEEMLAASRIES
- a CDS encoding MsnO8 family LLM class oxidoreductase, with the translated sequence MQVALSLLDRSRTRDGQTDAAALRQTVHRAELAEATGYHRFWVAEHHAVPGIASSVPAVLIGTIANRTSRIRVGSGGVMLPNHQPIVVAEQFAALEALHPGRIDLGVGRSLGFTAPVRDALRTHRADADDFAADIAELRAYLNGESEVTVRPRVPEAPPIFVLGTREGLQLAARLGLPVVVAGPLLRQGSEPFDRYRADFRPGATGAQPYVVVGLDILIADTEAEAEELLLPEAWAMAVSRESGSFPPLSPVDEIRRQPMTERRRRVVAETARGALAGTEDRVAESLEKLIAVTGANEVLSSASTFDTVALYDSDARLARIFGVA